A genomic stretch from Apteryx mantelli isolate bAptMan1 chromosome 28, bAptMan1.hap1, whole genome shotgun sequence includes:
- the CNTNAP1 gene encoding contactin-associated protein 1: MGGRRLLGLLLAACAGLLRPGPGCLARPCYDELVAPLYSSSIGASSRYNIFYSASFARLHSTSGWSPDPRDKQPWLQIDLMQKHRINAVATQGTFNTYDWLTRYIVLYGDHPTSWKPFFQQGSNWTFFGNVNESGVVRHDLHYPILARYVRIIPVAWNPRGKIGLRLGLYGCPYRSHVLYFDGDDAISYQFRAKRISTMEDDISFNFKTVEQDGVLMHGEGSQGDYITLELKQAQLLLHISLGSSPLHASEGHTMVAVGSLLDDQHWHAVHVERYGHHVNLTLDGEVKRFRCHGTFNQLDLDTELFFGGVIDQDKQHLTYRQNFRGCVENIIFNGVNIAELARHRRSNIRFEGSVGHYCQDQLNTPITFAGINNYVQVPGIPRRNRLAVSFRFRSWDTAGLLLYTSFADRLGSLEMVLSQGQVNVSIAQPGKKKLEFAAGHRLNDGFWHSVQLVARDGSAVVTIDDDDGAEFRVAHPFQLRTGSQYFFGGCPKPASLTGCRSNQTAFHGCLQMLSVDMQPVDLELLVQRRLGQYADVLFDVCGITDRCTPNLCEHDGRCIQSWDDFTCICDLTGYKGETCHKSLYKESCDAYRVSGKTSGNYTIDPDGSGPLKPFTVYCNIQEDRAWTVIRHNRHYATRVTGSSVDQPYLGEVEYWNASWAEVSALANASEYCEQRIELHCYSSRLLNTPSGLPFSFWMGRNNERHYYWGGSRPGIQRCACGLDKNCADPKYFCNCDADHALWRTDRGLLTFVDHLPVTQVVVGDTNRSSSEAQFLLGPLRCYGDRNTWNTVSFNRGTALLFPTFQANHSLDISFYFKTTAQSGVFLENPGSRYYIRVELNTTRDVMFAYDIGNGHENLTVRSPVPWNDDEWHQVKAELNVKLARLRVDKLPWAARPAPPQSFVHLDFDRPLYVGAAEHKMRPFLGCLRALRMNGVTLNLEGKANETEGVRVNCTGHCQEPLVPCQNSGLCVERYSHYTCNCSVSAFDGPFCNRDIGGYFEEGTWVRYSILSVSLYAAREFASIVGSPWQPLPGYNLTSEEVSFSFSTTAAPAVLLYVSSFVKDYMAVLIKEDGSLQLRYQLGTSPYVFALTTKPVTDGRPHHVNITRFYRTLYTQVDYLPVMEQQFSPFVDSKLDSPKNLYLGRVMETGVIDPEIQRYNTPGFSGCLSGVKFNSIVPLKAIFRPSSAVPLYSVRGELVESSCASMLPLTPLLIPPEMDPWYMGTEFPHVHDDGWIGIVIGFVIFLLLLLGALLALLYFYHHRYKGSYHTNEPKAIQDYGSAAKQPAAARKDQNLPQILEEAKGD; this comes from the exons AtgggcggccgccgcctcctcggGCTCCTGCTCGCCGCCTGCGCCGGCCtcctgcgccccggccccggctgcctcgCAC GGCCCTGCTACGATGAGCTCGTCGCCCCCCTGTACTCCTCCTCCATTGGTGCCTCCTCCAGATATAACATCTTCTACTCGGCCAGCTTTGCCCGGCTGCACA GCACCAGCGGCTGGTCCCCCGACCCCCGGGACAAGCAGCCCTGGCTCCAGATCGACCTGATGCAGAAGCACAGGATCAACGCAGTGGCCACGCAGGGGACCTTCAACACGTACGACTGGCTGACGCGCTACATCGTGCTCTACGGCGACCACCCCACCAGCTGGAAGCCCTTCTTCCAGCAGGGCAGCAACTGG ACCTTCTTCGGGAACGTGAACGAGAGCGGGGTGGTGCGGCACGACCTGCACTACCCCATCCTGGCACGCTATGTCCGCATCATCCCGGTGGCCTGGAACCCGCGCGGGAAGATCGGGCTGCGCCTGGGCCTCTACGGCTGCCCCTACC GGTCCCACGTGCTCTACTTCGACGGCGATGACGCCATCTCGTACCAGTTCCGGGCCAAGAGGATCAGCACCATGGAGGATGACATCTCCTTCAACTTCAAGACGGTGGAGCAGGACGGGGTGCTGATGCACGGCGAGGGCTCGCAGGGCGACTACATCACGCTGGAGCTCAAGCAAGCCCAGCTTCTCCTGCACATCAGCCTAG gcaGCAGCCCGCTGCACGCCAGCGAGGGCCACACCATGGTGGCGGTGGGCAGCCTGCTGGACGACCAGCACTGGCACGCGGTGCACGTCGAGCGCTACGGCCACCACGTCAACCTCACGCTGGACGGGGAGGTCAAGCGCTTCCGCTGCCACGGCACCTTCAACCAGCTCGACCTCGACACCGAG CTCTTCTTCGGGGGGGTGATCGACCAGGACAAGCAGCACCTCACCTACCGGCAGAACTTCCGGGGCTGCGTGGAGAACATCATCTTCAACGGGGTCAACATCGCCGAGCTGGCCCGGCACCGCCGCTCCAACATCCGCTTCGAG GGCAGCGTGGGCCACTACTGCCAGGACCAGCTGAACACCCCCATCACCTTCGCCGGCATCAACAACTACGTGCAGGTGCCGGGGATCCCGCGGAGGAACCGCCTGGCCGTCAGCTTCCGCTTCCGCTCCTGGGACACCGCCGGGCTGCTGCTCTACACCAGCTTCGCTGACCGCCTGGGCTCGCTGGAGATGGTGCTGAGCCAGGGCCAGGTCAATGTCTCCATCGCCCAGCCCGGCAAGAAGAAGCTGGAGTTTGCCGCAG GGCATCGCCTCAACGACGGCTTCTGGCACTCGGTGCAGCTGGTGGCACGGGATGGCTCGGCCGTGGTGACCATCGACGACGACGACGGCGCCGAGTTTCGGGTGGCGCACCCCTTCCAGCTGCGCACCGGCAGCCAGTACTTCTTCGGAG GCTGCCCCAAGCCGGCCTCGCTGACGGGCTGCCGCTCGAACCAGACCGCCTTCCACGGCTGCCTGCAGATGCTGAGCGTGGACATGCAGCCCGTggacctggagctgctggtgcagCGCCGGCTGGGGCAGTACGCCGACGTGCTCTTCGACGTCTGCGGCATCACCGACAG GTGCACCCCCAACCTGTGCGAGCACGACGGCCGCTGCATCCAGTCCTGGGACGACTTCACGTGCATCTGTGACCTGACGGGCTACAAGGGCGAGACCTGCCACAAAT CCCTTTACAAGGAGTCATGCGACGCTTACCGGGTCAGCGGGAAGACCTCGGGGAATTACACCATCGACCCGGACGGCAGCGGGCCGCTCAAGCCCTTCACGGTGTACTGCAACATCCAAG AGGACCGGGCCTGGACCGTCATCCGGCACAACCGCCACTACGCCACGCGGGTGACGGGCTCCAGCGTGGACCAGCCCTACCTGGGGGAGGTGGAGTACTGGAACGCCTCCTGGGCCGAGGTCTCGGCCCTGGCCAACGCCTCCGAGTACTGCGAGCAGCGCATCGAGCTCCACTGCTACAGCTCCCGCCTGCTCAACACGCCCT CCGGGCTGCCCTTCAGCTTCTGGATGGGCCGGAACAACGAGCGTCACTACTACTggggcggctcccggccgggCATCCAGCGCTGCGCCTGCGGGCTGGACAAGAACTGCGCCGACCCCAAGTACTTCTGCAACTGCGACGCCGACCACGCGCTGTG GAGGACGGACAGGGGCTTGCTGACCTTCGTGGACCACCTGCCCGTCAcccaggtggtggtgggggacacCAACCGCTCCAGCTCCGAGGCCCAGTTCCTGCTGGGGCCGCTGCGCTGCTACGGGGACC GGAACACCTGGAACACCGTCTCCTTCAACCGGGGCACGGCCCTGCTCTTCCCCACCTTCCAGGCCAACCACAGCCTCGACATCTCCTTCTACTTCAAAACCACGGCACAGTCCGGCGTCTTCCTGGAGAACCCCGGCTCCCGATACTACATCCGTGTGGAGCTCAACA CCACCCGGGACGTGATGTTCGCCTACGACATCGGCAACGGGCACGAGAACCTGACGGTGCGGTCGCCGGTGCCCTGGAATGACGACGAGTGGCACCAGGTGAAGGCCGAGCTCAACGTGAAGCTGGCGCGGCTGCGGGTGGACAAGCTGCCCTGGGCGGCacggccggccccgccgcagaGCTTCGTCCACCTCGACTTCGACCGGCCCCTCTACGTGG GCGCGGCGGAGCACAAGATGCGCCCCTTCCTGGGCTGCCTGCGGGCGCTGCGCATGAACGGCGTCACGCTCAACCTGGAGGGCAAGGCCAACGAGACCGAGGGCGTCCGCGTGAACTGCACTGGGCACTGCCAGGAGCCGCTGGTGCCCTGCCAGAACAGCGGGCTCTGCGTCGAGCGCTACAGCCACTACACCTGCAACTGCAGCGTCTCCGCCTTCGACGGGCCCTTCTGCAACCGGG ACATCGGCGGCTACTTCGAGGAGGGCACCTGGGTGCGGTACAGCATCCTCTCCGTGTCGCTGTACGCGGCCCGTGAGTTCGCCAGCATCGTCGGCAGcccctggcagcccctgcccggctacAACCTCACCAGCGAGGAGGTCAGCTTCAGCTTCAGCACCACCGCGGCGCCCGCCGTCCTGCTCTACGTCAGCTCCTTCGTCAAGGACTACATGGCCGTGCTCATCAAGGAAGACG GGAGCCTGCAGCTGCGCTACCAGCTGGGCACCAGCCCCTACGTCTTCGCCCTCACCACCAAGCCGGTGACGGACGGCAGGCCGCACCACGTCAACATCACCCGCTTCTACCGCACGCTGTACACGCAG GTGGACTACCTGCCCGTCATGGAGCAGCAGTTCTCCCCCTTCGTGGACAGCAAGCTGGACTCCCCCAAGAACCTGTACCTGGGGCGCGTGATGG AGACCGGCGTGATCGACCCTGAGATCCAGCGCTACAACACACCCGGCTTCTCCGGCTGCCTCTCAGGGGTGAAGTTTAACAGCATCGTCCCCCTCAAAGCCATCTTCCGCCCCAGCAGCGCGGTGCCGCTCTACAGCGTCCGCGGGGAGCTGGTGGAGTCGAGCTGCGCCTCCATGCTGCCCCTCACCCCCCTCCTCATCCCCCCCGAGATGGACCCCTGGTACATGGGCACAG AGTTCCCCCACGTGCACGACGATGGCTGGATCGGCATCGTCATCGGCT TCGTgatcttcctgctgctgctgctcggggccCTGCTGGCGCTGCTCTACTTCTACCACCACCGCTACAAGGGCTCCTACCACACCAACGAGCCCAAGGCCATCCAGGACTACGGCAGCGCTGCCAAGCAGCCGGCGGCCGCGCGCAAGGACCAGAACctgccccagatcctggaggagGCAAAAGGGGACTAG
- the CCR10 gene encoding C-C chemokine receptor type 10 has protein sequence MEEQATPSPAAVEPTATTDFYSWAEGYSWAAGALPELCEKEAVQGFARTYQPAIYLLLSLLGAVGNGLVLLTHTRYRRAHSITDVCLLHLALSDLLLLLTLPFAVTVTLQGWAPGTAACKALQGLYALNFYSGFLFLTCISVDRYVAIVRVPAACRLRPRARRYGWLTAGLAWLLALLLALPQFVYGRAEQHQDLWLCRVVFPPAISRAARGATNLAQVVLGFAVPFLVMACCYAAVARTLLAARGAQPHRALRVLLALVLVFVALQLPHSLMVLLDTAELLASWEASCAQSRRKDLALLVTGGLACLRCCLNPLLYAFLGQRFRRELWLLASDAGCVRPLDPRCSGCPSPRRRSSLSTCQDVA, from the exons ATGGAGGAGCAG gccacccccagccccgcggccgtGGAGCCCACCGCCACCACCGACTTCTACTCCTGGGCAGAGGGGTACTCGtgggcggccggcgcgctgcccgAGCTGTGCGAGAAGGAGGCCGTGCAGGGCTTCGCCCGCACCTACCAGCCGGCCATCTACCTGCTGCTCTCGCTGCTGGGCGCCGTGGGGAACGGGCTGGTGCTGCTCACGCACACCCGCTACCGCCGGGCGCACAGCATCACCGACGTCTGCCTGCTGCACCTGGCCCTCTccgacctgctgctgctgctgacgctGCCCTTCGCCGTCACCGTCACGCTGCAGGGCTGGGCCCCGGGCACGGCCGCCTGCAAGGCCCTGCAGGGCCTCTACGCCCTCAACTTCTACAGCGGCTTCCTCTTCCTCACCTGCATCAGCGtggaccgctacgtggccatcgtGCGGGTGCCGGCCGCCTGCCGCCTGCGCCCGCGGGCTCGCCGCTACGGCTGGCTCACGGCCGGGCTGGCctggctgctggccctgctgctggccctgcccCAGTTCGTCTACGGCCGAGCGGAGCAGCACCAGGACCTCTGGCTCTGCCGCGTGGTCTTCCCGCCGGCCATCTCCCGGGCGGCCCGCGGGGCCACCAACCTGGCCCAGGTGGTGCTGGGCTTCGCCGTGCCCTTCCTGGTGATGGCCTGCTGCTACGCGGCCGTGGCCCGCACGCTGctggcggcccgcggcgcccagcCCCACCGGGCGCTGCGCGTGCTGCTGGCCCTCGTGCTGGTCTTCGTGGCCctgcagctgccccacagcctcatGGTGCTGCTGGACACGGCCGAGCTGCTGGCCAGCTGGGAGGCCAGCTGCGCCCAGAGCCGCCGCAAGGACCTGGCGCTGCTGGTCACCGGCGGGCTGGCCTGCCTGCGCTGCTGCCTCAACCCGCTGCTCTATGCCTTCCTGGGCCAGCGCTTCCGCCGCGAGCTGTGGCTGCTGGCCAGTGACGCCGGCTGCGTGCGGCCCCTCGACCCGCGCTGCTCCGGCTGCCCCAGTCCCCGCCGGCGGAGCTCGCTCTCCACCTGCCAGGACGTGGCATAG